One region of Chlorobiota bacterium genomic DNA includes:
- a CDS encoding PAS domain-containing protein, whose protein sequence is MNQPNAWLPLLTPRLAMRALRVWLLWLGVAAVLFPLPAIGQHTPAAVLSPANSAERLWKIPSGYLGIAQTFGRTQLTSYNDSLRPLETTYSLLAIHDLHLPPSSAADTVLLLAEESGRTMLASLKVKGKLEIRLLQRTSIPRCTRFLPGGEFAVGDSALVSVAGGRVEPLRHGEVLDAIEISRATVGDTSRLVVAQRDGDELLLSTIVPGDTAAPISTRLPFAGGSVRLVRAGAGEVVLIQSGTSSRAILFDAELLVVNGTITLPTIPAGVAQIDVGGVAIPAAIIAAYPRPLAFPLSPAATPSEIEWPLSQPFRSVAQAGGIIALVGTDSAAFYDSTMRLVAVGPSGGANAASLAILPSGQLLLSSAEGSRLLAVDLTLPGWFARHWQWLIPAAISLAVLAGLVLVVRRYLFARNLYRNLVRIPNSGGVIVLSRSQRVSHLNDSARGMLEVDRYIPLGRHVSEYVRGAEWNGLMPLLRRLFQEGESFELKMDLRREGDIRAVSLRGRPLYGRFGAPAGYLLLMEDVTRTLEQERLVNWASVAHHIAHEMKTPLGSVTLTAESLHQKLASNGHDYEMMRSTQRIVRQSRRLREIVDDLLTVARTESLNRNWADLALLITSLLQDLADTVPQNVRIECTTTGENFRAMIDVPQLTVAVRNVIDNAWQAIGSRADGLIQVRVREAADSLAIEISDNGIGMSQGTMEQLFQPFYTERPGGSGIGTVILKRVVEGHGGSVQVESRQGHGSRFILQLPRT, encoded by the coding sequence ATGAACCAACCAAACGCATGGCTTCCGTTGCTTACTCCCCGCTTGGCGATGCGGGCGTTGCGGGTGTGGTTGCTGTGGTTGGGCGTTGCGGCCGTTCTGTTTCCGTTGCCGGCAATCGGCCAGCACACCCCGGCGGCGGTGCTTTCCCCCGCCAATTCTGCCGAGCGGCTTTGGAAGATTCCAAGCGGATATTTGGGGATTGCCCAAACGTTCGGGCGCACCCAGCTTACCAGCTACAACGACTCCCTCCGCCCGCTTGAAACCACCTACTCCCTGTTGGCAATCCACGACCTGCACCTTCCCCCTTCCTCCGCTGCCGATACCGTGCTGCTGCTGGCCGAGGAGTCGGGCCGCACGATGCTTGCTTCCTTGAAGGTGAAAGGGAAGTTGGAGATACGATTGCTGCAACGGACCTCCATCCCACGCTGCACACGATTTCTACCCGGGGGAGAGTTTGCGGTTGGGGATTCCGCGTTGGTGTCGGTGGCCGGGGGGCGGGTGGAGCCGCTTCGCCACGGAGAGGTTTTGGACGCGATTGAGATTTCCCGGGCCACCGTGGGCGACACTTCGCGGCTGGTTGTGGCCCAGCGCGATGGCGATGAACTTCTCCTTTCCACCATTGTTCCCGGGGACACCGCCGCACCAATTTCCACAAGGCTTCCATTTGCTGGCGGAAGCGTCCGGCTGGTGCGGGCTGGGGCTGGGGAAGTGGTGCTGATCCAAAGCGGAACGTCAAGCCGCGCCATTCTTTTTGATGCTGAACTGCTGGTGGTAAATGGGACCATCACGCTTCCAACAATCCCGGCCGGCGTGGCCCAGATTGATGTTGGCGGGGTGGCAATTCCGGCGGCAATCATCGCGGCCTATCCGCGCCCGCTGGCCTTCCCCCTTTCCCCCGCCGCAACGCCGTCGGAAATCGAATGGCCGCTCTCCCAACCATTCCGCAGCGTTGCCCAAGCTGGGGGCATTATCGCCCTTGTTGGGACCGACAGCGCAGCCTTTTACGACAGCACCATGCGGCTTGTGGCCGTTGGACCATCGGGCGGGGCCAACGCAGCTTCGCTGGCAATCCTTCCTTCTGGCCAACTCCTTCTCTCCTCCGCCGAAGGCTCGCGTTTGCTGGCGGTGGACCTTACGCTTCCGGGTTGGTTTGCGCGGCATTGGCAATGGCTGATACCGGCAGCGATAAGCCTTGCGGTGTTGGCCGGGCTGGTGCTGGTTGTGCGGCGGTATCTGTTCGCCAGAAACCTGTACCGCAACCTTGTCAGGATTCCGAACTCTGGCGGCGTGATCGTCCTTTCCCGCTCGCAGCGGGTTAGCCACCTGAACGACTCGGCGCGGGGGATGCTGGAGGTGGACCGCTACATCCCGCTGGGCCGGCACGTCAGCGAGTACGTTCGCGGCGCGGAATGGAACGGGCTGATGCCGTTGCTGCGGCGGCTGTTCCAGGAAGGGGAATCGTTCGAGCTGAAAATGGACCTGCGGCGCGAAGGTGATATCCGCGCCGTTAGCCTGCGGGGGCGCCCGCTGTACGGGCGGTTTGGCGCGCCGGCTGGCTATCTGCTGCTGATGGAAGACGTTACCCGCACCCTTGAGCAAGAGCGGCTGGTGAACTGGGCCTCGGTGGCGCACCACATTGCCCACGAGATGAAAACCCCGCTCGGCTCGGTGACGCTGACCGCCGAATCGCTCCACCAAAAATTGGCCTCGAACGGGCATGATTATGAGATGATGAGGTCCACGCAGCGGATCGTCCGGCAATCGCGGCGGCTGCGTGAGATTGTGGACGACCTTCTGACGGTGGCCCGCACCGAATCGCTGAACCGCAACTGGGCCGACCTTGCACTGCTTATCACCTCCCTGCTGCAGGACCTTGCCGACACGGTTCCCCAAAACGTCAGGATTGAGTGCACAACCACCGGGGAAAACTTCCGGGCGATGATAGATGTTCCGCAGTTGACGGTGGCCGTGCGGAATGTGATTGACAACGCCTGGCAGGCAATCGGAAGCCGCGCCGATGGGCTGATCCAAGTGCGGGTCCGCGAAGCTGCCGACAGCCTTGCCATCGAGATCAGCGACAACGGTATCGGAATGAGTCA
- a CDS encoding 2-C-methyl-D-erythritol 2,4-cyclodiphosphate synthase, which produces MLSGFGYDVHRLEAGRPLRLGGVDIPDAPAGPIAHSDGDVILHALCDALLGAAALGDIGRHFPDTDPRWSGANSVELLAAVVALLRGQQLRPNNVDCMVLLERPKIAPFREQMRETIAATLGISIQRVSVKATTHEGLGPIGAGEGVAAYAVATVVAATADQPNAQP; this is translated from the coding sequence ATGCTTTCTGGTTTTGGATACGACGTTCACCGGTTGGAAGCGGGCCGCCCGTTGCGGCTGGGCGGGGTGGATATCCCCGATGCCCCCGCCGGTCCAATTGCCCACTCCGACGGCGATGTGATCCTGCACGCGCTGTGCGATGCCTTGCTTGGCGCGGCAGCCCTGGGGGACATTGGCCGCCACTTCCCCGATACCGATCCACGCTGGAGCGGGGCCAACTCGGTGGAACTTCTTGCAGCCGTTGTGGCGTTGTTACGGGGGCAGCAGCTGCGCCCCAACAATGTTGATTGCATGGTGCTGCTGGAACGCCCAAAAATCGCCCCGTTCCGTGAGCAGATGCGGGAAACAATCGCGGCCACGCTTGGCATCAGCATCCAACGCGTCTCCGTGAAAGCCACTACCCACGAAGGCTTGGGGCCGATTGGAGCCGGCGAAGGGGTTGCGGCGTATGCGGTGGCAACGGTTGTTGCCGCAACGGCGGACCAGCCCAATGCCCAGCCATAA
- the glgA gene encoding glycogen synthase GlgA, giving the protein MAKSLSILFITSEVLPFAKTGGLADVSAALPLALTELGHDVRLIIPKYGSVSERRNRIHEIKRLKEIPMEVAGEETIAVVKSSQVVNARAKVQVYLVTNDKYLEPLKGIYTDPKTGKDFANNDERFIFFAKAALETCLRLGWRPDVIHCNDWQTALIPMFLKEMYGKDPMFAHTRTLLTIHNMAYQGVFPAGVFAKTGLPAHLAPAMEHAGKTNFLKAGITYADAVNTVSPRYAKEIMTSEYGCGLESVVKKHREKLWGIVNGVDTEVWNPATDKLISEKYTAANLEAKFENKTSLGNRFAMDADLDTPIFGMIARLVEQKGYDLICESIDKLAALPAQFVFMGEGEKKYETVLTRASKKYKNIGFFHGYDEELAHLVQAGSDGILMPSRFEPCGLNQLYAQAYGAVPVVAKTGGLLDTIEEYNPKKESGNGFFIEDLTTEGLVATLQKVIELFRMEEQWENLVKAIMAIDNSWKASAEEYVNNLYRKG; this is encoded by the coding sequence ATGGCAAAAAGCCTTAGTATCCTATTTATTACCAGCGAGGTTCTGCCGTTCGCAAAGACCGGCGGGCTGGCCGATGTCAGCGCGGCACTTCCGTTGGCATTGACCGAGCTTGGCCACGACGTCCGGCTGATTATCCCCAAATATGGCTCCGTTTCCGAACGTAGGAACCGAATCCATGAGATTAAGCGGCTGAAAGAGATTCCGATGGAGGTTGCCGGGGAGGAGACCATCGCGGTTGTAAAAAGCTCGCAGGTTGTTAATGCCCGTGCAAAAGTACAGGTCTATCTTGTCACCAACGACAAGTATTTGGAGCCGCTGAAAGGAATCTACACCGACCCGAAGACCGGGAAGGATTTTGCCAACAACGACGAACGCTTCATCTTCTTTGCAAAAGCTGCGTTGGAAACCTGCTTGCGGCTGGGCTGGCGACCCGATGTCATCCACTGCAACGACTGGCAAACGGCGCTGATCCCAATGTTCTTGAAGGAGATGTACGGCAAGGACCCGATGTTCGCCCACACCCGCACCTTGCTGACCATCCACAACATGGCATATCAGGGGGTGTTCCCCGCCGGCGTGTTCGCCAAAACCGGATTGCCGGCGCACCTTGCCCCAGCAATGGAGCACGCCGGAAAAACCAACTTCCTGAAAGCCGGAATTACGTACGCCGATGCCGTCAACACCGTTTCGCCACGGTATGCAAAGGAAATTATGACTTCGGAGTATGGTTGCGGGCTGGAAAGCGTGGTGAAGAAGCATCGGGAGAAACTGTGGGGGATCGTCAACGGCGTTGACACCGAGGTCTGGAACCCCGCCACCGATAAACTGATCTCCGAGAAATACACCGCCGCCAACTTGGAAGCGAAGTTCGAGAATAAGACCTCGCTCGGAAACCGCTTCGCAATGGATGCCGACTTGGACACCCCAATCTTTGGGATGATCGCCCGGTTGGTTGAGCAAAAAGGCTACGACCTGATCTGCGAATCCATTGACAAATTGGCCGCGCTTCCCGCGCAATTTGTTTTTATGGGGGAAGGGGAGAAGAAGTACGAAACGGTGCTGACCCGGGCCTCCAAGAAATACAAGAACATCGGCTTTTTCCACGGGTACGACGAAGAGTTGGCCCACTTGGTCCAGGCCGGAAGCGACGGAATCTTGATGCCGTCGCGGTTCGAGCCGTGCGGGCTGAACCAGCTGTACGCCCAAGCCTACGGGGCCGTTCCCGTGGTGGCCAAAACCGGCGGATTGCTGGACACGATCGAGGAGTACAACCCAAAGAAGGAATCGGGCAACGGCTTTTTTATCGAGGACCTAACCACCGAAGGGTTGGTGGCAACCCTCCAGAAAGTGATTGAGCTGTTCCGCATGGAAGAGCAATGGGAAAACCTGGTGAAAGCGATCATGGCCATTGACAACTCCTGGAAAGCCTCGGCCGAAGAGTACGTCAACAACCTGTACCGGAAGGGATAA
- the pruA gene encoding L-glutamate gamma-semialdehyde dehydrogenase encodes MAKKLKEYAPTTYQDFSKPAVAKKQQQAIADVRKKFGKQYPLIIDGKKVMTANTHPSVNPAAITEVLGNFSMATKDHAEAAIQAAAKAFEKWKNVPAEERAAYLFKAAEVIRQRRNEINAWMISEVGKNYLEADADTAEAIDFLEFYGREMLRYGGPQPVTPNPGEQNHLVYLPLGVGAVIPPWNFPFAILVGMTSAAIVTGNTVVLKPSSDSPMMGWLFVEILNSLGLPKGVVNFIPGDGGEIGDYIVDHSQIRFISFTGSAGVGKRIYERASRTPDNQLWLKRVVAEMGGKDAIIVDSEADLEDAANGVVAAAFGFQGQKCSACSRAIVDRKVYDQFVQMVKERVEKIEVGDPKENKAMGPVVSQRAFNTIQKYIEIGKGEGKLVTGGGIVEGAAGWYIQPTVIAGVKAGATIEQEEIFGPVLAIIKSRDFNDALKIANGTKYGLTGAVYTENKEKLARAADEFFVGNLYLNRKCTGALVGVHPFGGFNLSGTDSKAGGRDYLLLFLQAKSIATKVKATGQAKKAAAKKSAAKKPAAAKK; translated from the coding sequence ATGGCAAAGAAGCTCAAAGAGTACGCCCCAACCACCTATCAAGATTTCAGCAAACCCGCCGTCGCAAAAAAGCAGCAGCAGGCAATCGCCGATGTTCGGAAGAAGTTCGGCAAGCAATACCCGCTGATTATTGACGGCAAAAAAGTGATGACCGCGAACACGCATCCTTCGGTCAATCCGGCAGCAATCACCGAGGTTTTGGGCAACTTCTCGATGGCCACCAAGGACCACGCCGAAGCCGCAATCCAAGCCGCAGCAAAAGCGTTCGAGAAATGGAAGAACGTGCCCGCCGAGGAACGCGCCGCCTACCTGTTCAAGGCCGCCGAAGTGATCCGCCAGCGCCGCAACGAAATCAACGCGTGGATGATTAGCGAGGTGGGGAAAAACTACCTTGAAGCCGATGCCGACACCGCCGAAGCCATTGATTTCTTGGAGTTCTACGGGCGCGAGATGCTTCGCTACGGCGGACCGCAACCGGTTACGCCAAACCCTGGGGAGCAGAACCACTTGGTCTATCTTCCGCTGGGCGTGGGCGCGGTTATTCCCCCGTGGAATTTCCCCTTCGCCATTCTTGTGGGGATGACCTCGGCAGCGATCGTCACCGGCAACACCGTGGTGCTGAAACCCAGCAGCGACTCCCCGATGATGGGTTGGCTGTTCGTGGAAATCTTGAACTCGCTGGGCTTGCCGAAAGGGGTCGTAAACTTTATCCCTGGCGATGGTGGTGAGATTGGCGATTACATCGTGGACCACTCACAGATCCGTTTCATCAGCTTTACCGGATCGGCTGGCGTTGGCAAACGAATCTACGAACGTGCAAGCCGCACCCCCGACAACCAACTGTGGCTGAAACGTGTGGTGGCCGAGATGGGGGGGAAGGATGCGATTATCGTGGATAGCGAAGCGGACCTTGAAGATGCCGCCAACGGCGTTGTTGCCGCCGCGTTCGGGTTCCAGGGGCAGAAATGCTCCGCCTGCTCGCGTGCCATTGTGGACCGGAAGGTGTACGACCAATTTGTCCAGATGGTGAAAGAACGGGTGGAGAAGATTGAGGTTGGCGACCCGAAGGAGAACAAAGCGATGGGACCGGTGGTAAGCCAGCGCGCATTCAACACCATCCAGAAGTATATCGAGATTGGGAAGGGAGAAGGGAAACTGGTGACCGGAGGGGGCATTGTGGAAGGTGCGGCGGGGTGGTATATCCAACCAACGGTGATTGCGGGGGTGAAGGCCGGCGCAACGATTGAGCAAGAAGAAATTTTTGGCCCGGTGCTGGCCATCATCAAATCCCGCGACTTCAACGACGCATTGAAGATTGCCAACGGGACCAAGTACGGCCTGACCGGTGCGGTCTATACCGAAAACAAGGAGAAGCTGGCGCGTGCCGCCGATGAGTTCTTTGTGGGCAACCTCTATCTGAACCGCAAATGCACCGGGGCGTTGGTGGGTGTGCATCCGTTTGGCGGCTTCAACCTTAGCGGAACCGACAGCAAGGCCGGCGGGCGCGATTACTTGCTGCTGTTCCTGCAAGCCAAGTCAATCGCCACAAAGGTGAAAGCCACGGGGCAGGCAAAGAAGGCAGCTGCAAAAAAATCCGCAGCGAAGAAGCCCGCCGCTGCCAAGAAATAA